From a region of the Phragmites australis chromosome 21, lpPhrAust1.1, whole genome shotgun sequence genome:
- the LOC133903404 gene encoding methionine gamma-lyase-like encodes MGPDSYPSIRRPLLQARGSGLSTSRSCIYRLPATEDRTLAYKLHPSSVPFPAPLSDLLLLSNAPIPMAQAMAAASELVSLKRPFQNDGFADENGSADEKPRAHRRDREADPAAAMAAARHEFGEHGGVNMSIEASATFTVMEPDTMRRLFAGELGPDRGDMYIYSRHFNPTVLALGRQMAALEGTEAAYCTASGMSAISSVLMQLVGAGGHVVASRCLYGGTHALLSRFLPRAAGVRATFVDADDESAVRAAVVPGETRVVYVETVSNPTLAVADIPMLARVAHEAGAKLVVDNTFTPVIVSPARLGADVVVHSVSKFISGGGDIIAGAICGPASLVNAMMDLQEGALMLLGPTMNAKVAFELSERLPHLPLRMQEHSRRAMAYATRMQRLGLRVAYPGLPDHPHHARLAAMGNPGYGFGGMLCVDMGTEDRANRLMHHLQNTTQFGLMAVSLGYYETLMSCSGNSTSSEMPPEDRARAGISPGLVRMSVGYNGTLEQRWAQFERALALMQPPPHHKGADRDADAGNNH; translated from the exons ATGGGTCCCGATTCATACCCCTCCATCCGCCGTCCGCTGCTCCAGGCGCGCGGTTCAGGCCTGTCCACGTCACGGAGCTGCATCTACCGTCTCCCAGCCACAGAAGATCGCACCCTTGCCTATAAATTGCACCCATCTTCTGTTCCCTTCCCCGCGCCCCTCTCTGATCTCCTGCTCCTTTCTAACGCACCCATCCCAATGGCCCAGGCTATGGCTGCCGCCTCCGAGCTCGTCAGCCTCAAGCGCCCGTTCCAGAACGACGGCTTCGCCGACGAGAACGGAAGCGCCGACGAGAAACCGAGGGCGCACCGCCGGGACCGGGAGGCGGACCCGGCAGCGGCGATGGCCGCGGCGCGGCACGAGTTCGGCGAGCACGGCGGCGTGAACATGTCCATCGAGGCGTCGGCGACGTTCACGGTGATGGAGCCGGACACCATGCGCCGGCTCTTCGCCGGCGAGCTGGGACCCGACCGCGGCGACATGTACATCTACAGCCGGCACTTCAACCCCACGGTGCTGGCGCTGGGTCGCCAGATGGCGGCGCTGGAGGGCACGGAGGCCGCGTACTGCACGGCCTCCGGCATGTCGGCCATCTCGTCCGTGCTGATGCAGCTCGTGGGCGCCGGCGGGCACGTTGTGGCGTCGCGGTGCCTTTACGGGGGCACCCACGCGCTGTTGTCCCGGTTCCTGCCCCGGGCCGCAGGGGTGCGCGCGACGTTCGTGGACGCGGACGACGAGTCGGCCGTGCGCGCCGCGGTGGTGCCCGGGGAGACGCGGGTGGTGTACGTGGAGACGGTGTCGAACCCGACGCTGGCCGTTGCGGACATCCCGATGCTGGCGCGGGTGGCGCACGAAGCCGGGGCTAAGCTGGTGGTGGACAACACGTTCACCCCCGTGATCGTCTCCCCCGCGCGGCTCGGCGCCGACGTCGTCGTCCACAGCGTGTCCAAGTtcatcagcggcggcggcgacatcATTGCCG GCGCGATCTGCGGGCCGGCGAGCCTGGTGAACGCGATGATGGACCTGCAGGAGGGGGCGCTGATGCTGCTGGGCCCGACCATGAACGCCAAGGTGGCGTTCGAGCTGTCGGAGCGCCTCCCGCACCTGCCGCTGCGGATGCAGGAGCACTCGCGCCGCGCCATGGCGTACGCGACCCGGATGCAGCGGCTGGGCCTGCGCGTCGCGTACCCGGGCCTCCCCGACCACCCGCACCACGCGCGACTGGCGGCCATGGGCAACCCCGGGTACGGCTTCGGCGGCATGCTCTGCGTCGACATGGGCACCGAGGACCGCGCCAAccgcctcatgcaccacctccAGAACACCACCCAGTTCGGGCTCATGGCCGTCAGCCTCGGCTACTACGAGACGCTCATGTCCTGCTCTGGCAACAGCACCAGCAGCGAGATGCCGCCCGAGGACCGCGCCCGGGCCGGCATCTCCCCGGGGCTCGTCCGCATGTCCGTCGGCTACAACGGCACGCTCGAGCAGCGCTGGGCGCAGTTCGAGCGCGCGCTCGCGCTCAtgcagccgccgccgcaccaCAAGGGCGCCGACCGCGACGCCGACGCCGGCAACAATCACTGA